In Campylobacter sp., the DNA window TTTACCGATCTAAAGGGTACCTGGCACCACGTCGCTTACAACTACAAGCGCCTGCCGAAGGACTTCGCCGACGGAATTCCATTTGACGCAAGCTCGGTAGCGGCGTGGCAGCCGATCGATAAATCCGATATGATGCTAAAGCCCGACGTAGGGACGGCGTTTTTGGATCCATTCACCGCGGACGTTACGATCATCGTCATCTGCGACGTTTACGATATCTACAAAAACGAGCTTTACGAAAAATGCCCGCGCTCTATCGCTAAAAAAGCCGAGCAGTTTCTGCAAACCACGGGTCTTGGAGATACCTGCTACTTCGGGCCTGAGAATGAGTTTTTCGTTTTCGACGACGTAAAGATCATCGACGATATGAACTGCGCGATGTTTAAGGTAGATACCGAAGAGGGGCATTGGAACAGCGGCAAAAACTACAAAGACGGCTTTAATAGCGGCCACCGCCCGGGCGTAAAGGGCGGCTACTTCCCCGTCCAGCCCGTCGATTCGATGGTCGATCTGCGCGCCGAGATGCTAAAAGTGCTTGAGCAGATCGGGCTTGAGACCTTCATCTGCCACCACGAAGTAGCGCAAGGCCAGGGCGAGATCGGCGTTAAATACGGCACCCTCGTCGAGGCCGCCGACAACGTGCAAAAATACAAATACGTCGTAAAGATGGTCGCGCACCTAAACGGCAAGACCGCGACCTTTATGCCAAAACCGCTCTACGGCGATAACGGCAGCGGAATGCACGTGCACCAATCGATCTGGAAAAAGGGCAAAAATACCTTTTATAAAAAGGGCAACTACGCAAATTTAAGCGACGCGGCTAGATGGTATATCGGCGGCGTGCTAAAGCATGCACGCAGCGTCGCAGCGTTTACGAACCCGAGCACCAACAGCTACAAACGCCTCATCCCGGGCTTTGAGGCGCCGTCCATTCTAACTTATTCGAGCCAAAACCGCTCCGCTTCGATCCGCATCCCTTACGGCAGCGGCGAGCACTCCGTGCGCGCAGAGATGCGCTTCCCCGATAGCACAGCGTGCCCGTATTTGGCATTTGCGGCGATGCTTATGGCTGGAATCGACGGTATCAAAAACAAAACCGAGCCGGTCGGACCGATGGATGAGAATTTATTCAAGCTGCACCTGGATGAGATTCGCGAGCGCGGCATCGAGCAGCTTCCGCACACGCTTCGCGGCAGCCTAGAGGCAGTGATCCGCGATAATGAGTATCTGCGCCCGATAATGAGCGAGCTTTTCATCGAGACCTATCAGCATTTTAAATTTGAAACTCAGGTTTGGCCTTACGAGGCGCGCCCTACGCCGTTTGAGTTTGCAACGAACTACTCGTGCTAAGACAGGCTTATTTTATGCCGCGCCGCCCGATTTTTACGAGACGGTGCGGCATAGAGCCTTGGAATTTTAAAATTTCTCCGCGCGCGAACTTTTAAAATTCTACCGTATGCGCGAACTTAAATACCGCCCGTGAAGCTTCAACTCTTTTACTCTAAACGCGAAATTTTATACTTTCTACTCATTTTGCTTGGAATTTTATCGATAAACTTAGGCGTGAAATTTTATGAATTCAAAGAATTCCGCGCGAAAAACTACGCTTTTTACGGCGCGCAAATTTTAAATGCCTACACCAAAACGAACGAGCGCGGCCGCAGTTACACGGTGCTAAAGCTCAAAACGGCGGATTTTACCCTCTACACGACTGCCGGGCTCGAGCGGGAATTTCACCGCTTCGCGCGCGTAAATATCGGCATCGTAACCAAAAACGTAAAATTTTTAGATTTTTTAAAGCAGCGCTTTTACGCACCAAATTTTAAAATTTCAGCCGAGACCGCGCCCTCTGGGGCAAAATGGCGCGCGATAAGCTTCGTTCGCGCCCAACACGAAGATGAGATGACGGCGGATCTTTACTCCGCGCTGTATTTTGCGACCGAAATTTCAAAACCGCTGCGCGCCAGCGTGACGAACTGGGGCATAGCGCACATCATCTCGATCAGCGGCTTTCATCTGGGCATTATCTTTAGCACGGTCTTTCTGCTTGCAATGCCGATCTACCGCTATTTTCAGGATCGCTACTTTCCATACCGCAGCGCGAGGCGCGATCTTAGCGTCTTTGTGATCGTGCTGATGAGCGGGTATCTCTTCGTGCTCGATTTTACGCCGAGCTTTCTGCGCTCGCTTGCGATGTGCTGCGTGGGCTTTTTCCTCGCGATGCGAAATTTCTACGTACTTAAATTTACGAACCTCTTCCTAACGATCGCGCTTCTACTTGCGTTTTTCCCGCACTTAGCCTTTTCGATCGGATTTTATTTCTCCTGCCTGGGCGTACTGTATATTTTCCTCTACCTGCACCACTTCGCACCTAAATTTAAGCTCTGGCAGAACGTCATACTTTTTAACCTCTACGTTTGGCTCAGCATGAACGCGGCGGTCTATTATTTCTTCCCGACCGCTTCGCTGCAGCAGCTTAGTGTAATGCCGCTGGGATACGTGTTCGTGATCTTTTATCCGCTAAGCATATTTTTGCATATATTTGGGCTCGGCGGCGCGCTCGATACGCCGCTGCTTGCGTTTTTAAACTTTACTTTGCCGAGCTTTCAAGCGCAAATTCCGCCACTTCTTTTCGCGCTCGCAAACATCTGTGCGCTTGCTGCGATAAAGATTCGCTACGCAGCGCTTGGTTGCGCGATAATCGGAATTTCGCCGATATTTTTTATAACGTAGCGCACGAAAATTCCAGCGGGAATTTTATCCGTTGGAATTTTATGCTAAAATCGCGCTTCAAATCTCACAAAGGATCAAAATGTTTATTGCGAACCTCACCTACGTCAAAGAAGTAAGCGAAGTGGACCGCTTTATCAACGAGCACAACGCGTTTTTGGATAAATTTTTCGCGGCGGATAAATTTATCTGCTCGGGGCGCAAAGTCCCTCGCACCGGCGGCATCATCTTAATCAACGCCAAAGACCGCGCGGAGCTTGATGAGATCATCGCGCAAGATCCGTTCTTTCAAAACGGCGTCGCAAAATACGAGATCATAGAATTTGCGCCGACGAAATTTGCGCCCGAGTTTTGGAGGCTTTTCGGCGAATAGACGGCGCGGGTTAAATTTTAAAATTTACGCGCTTAAACACGCCTCTGAAATTTAGCTTTTTTTGCGTACGAGATGAAATTTTAACCCGAATTAAAAGCCGAAACGCGGCGGTAAATTTAGATAAGCTTAAAACCGAAATTATGCAAAACGGCGAAATTTAAAGGAGATCGGGTGCTGATAAAACTGCGGCTCGCAACGCCGCAAGATGCGGAGGCGCTGCTTGAAATTTACGCGCCTTACGTAAAGCAAACGGCGATCAGCTTTGAATACGACGTGCCCAGCGCCGCGGAATTTGTGGGGCGCATCGGACAGACGCTGCAAAGATACCCCTATCTGCTCGCTTACGTAAGCAACGAGACGGCATGCACGGGCGATGAACGGAATGAAAATTTTAAAATTTCTGCGAGCGCGGCAGGCGCAGGGAGTGAAATTTTGCCCGCATACGAGGCGCGAAATTGCGCAAGCGGTGCGGCGAAACAAAATAGCGCAAATTTAAAACACGGGCAAATCCTCGGCTACGCCTACGCTTCGGTTTTCAAAGAGCGGGCGGCATACGATTGGTCGGCGGAGTGCTCGGTTTACGTGTCGCGAAACGTGCGCGCTTAGGGCTCAAAACATAGTAGATATGAACGCTTGCATCGCTTGCGGGGATGACGAATATCTAAACGACGCGAGCGTGCGATTTCACGAGCGTATGGGTTTTCGCTTCGTCGGCAGATTCGAGCGCTGCGCCTATAAATTCGGCCGCTGGTACGATATGGCATGGATGCAAAAGCCCATCGGCGAGCATCTGCAAAATCAGCCCGCAATGAGGCCTTTCGCGCGCTTTAGAGATGAAATTTGCGCGAGCGCGGGCATTGAAATTTAATTTAAAGGAAAAACTTTGACCCATTTTATCATTGACGACGAAAATATCGACGTCGATAATATATTCGACGTCGTAAATCTCAAAGAGGGCGACGAGCTGAATATCGTCTCCAACACCGCTAAAAAGATCGACGCCTTGACCCTTGCGCGCCTATCGAAGATGGGCGTTAGCATAGGCGAGGTTTTTACGATCGGCAAGCAAAGAAAGGACTTCGCCGATAAGATCATCGTGTTTTTGATGGGTAAGCTCTGCGGGCAGGAGGGCAAGATCGGTATCGTCAGCAACGACAAATTTTACGACGACGTGATAGAATTCTTTAACGATCTAAACTACCGCAAAAATCCTAAATTTGAAAAGATCAGTCTAGCCTCGCATGCCGCAGGGGCGAACGCAAAGCAAGGCAAGGCAGGCGGCGCGGCGGAGAAAAAAGCCCAAAAACCGGAGCCGAAAACTGCAAAGCAGGAGCCAAAGGCCCAAAAGCAAGGTGCAAAAGCCGCAAAGCAGGAGCCGAAGGCTGTACAACATGAACAAAAAGCCGTAAATTCTAAAATCTCCAAAGCAGACCTTGCCGCGGCGGAGGCGCTGATCCCGCAGTGCGTGAGCCTACAAGCCCTCTATGCCGCATGCGTCGCAAAGCTCGGCAGAGCCAAAGGCTGCGAGGTCTACCGCGAGATCAAGGACGGCGCGCGAGCAAGGTACGCGAGCATCGCCTACGATAGCGACTTAAAAGACGGCGCCGTAAGGCGAAACGCGATCAAGCTTTACCGCGAAAGCGGCGGCGATATGGCGGAATTTCACAATAGGCTGACGAGCGAATACAAACACGCTGGTCCTGAAATTTATAAAGAATTTAAAGAAAAACTCGTCGGAAAGATGATCTAGGCACTTCGGGCGCAAGGATTTAAGGCACAGCGATAGTACGCGTCGCGACGTAGCGGCTAAAGCACGGCCTGGCAGCGTTAGATGTATCGTTACGGCGCGCGGCGATATGATGTAGCGCAACTAGACGCAACTAAAATGAAAATATTCGCTTGCGCGGCATCAGTCTTATTTTACCGTATATAACCAAGCAAAGCCCAGGCGCTTAGGCATAGTAGCAGAGTAAAGATATATAGGATAAATTTCATTCTGCCAGGTTCAATCCGAGTCTAATCATAGTTAAAGCTATATGGCTTGTAGCCGAAAATATGCAAGGTCTTTAAAGCGAGCTCTCTGACCTCTATCCAGGATTTGTTCTGATATACTAGATAGTCATAAGTATCTCCCTCTAGCAAGCTTTGATCTTTAAAGTATCTATCTATGAGCTCCAAAAGTTCTCTTAGCGCATCCCTCTCATATGGCAGGAAGCAAAATTCAAATTGCTCCAATAAAGCGTTCTTGCATTCGGTATATAGAAATTCTATCATTTCCGATGGG includes these proteins:
- the glnA gene encoding type I glutamate--ammonia ligase, with protein sequence MGKFVNDVKEFFKFCDENEVEFVDFRFTDLKGTWHHVAYNYKRLPKDFADGIPFDASSVAAWQPIDKSDMMLKPDVGTAFLDPFTADVTIIVICDVYDIYKNELYEKCPRSIAKKAEQFLQTTGLGDTCYFGPENEFFVFDDVKIIDDMNCAMFKVDTEEGHWNSGKNYKDGFNSGHRPGVKGGYFPVQPVDSMVDLRAEMLKVLEQIGLETFICHHEVAQGQGEIGVKYGTLVEAADNVQKYKYVVKMVAHLNGKTATFMPKPLYGDNGSGMHVHQSIWKKGKNTFYKKGNYANLSDAARWYIGGVLKHARSVAAFTNPSTNSYKRLIPGFEAPSILTYSSQNRSASIRIPYGSGEHSVRAEMRFPDSTACPYLAFAAMLMAGIDGIKNKTEPVGPMDENLFKLHLDEIRERGIEQLPHTLRGSLEAVIRDNEYLRPIMSELFIETYQHFKFETQVWPYEARPTPFEFATNYSC
- a CDS encoding ComEC/Rec2 family competence protein, with protein sequence MKLQLFYSKREILYFLLILLGILSINLGVKFYEFKEFRAKNYAFYGAQILNAYTKTNERGRSYTVLKLKTADFTLYTTAGLEREFHRFARVNIGIVTKNVKFLDFLKQRFYAPNFKISAETAPSGAKWRAISFVRAQHEDEMTADLYSALYFATEISKPLRASVTNWGIAHIISISGFHLGIIFSTVFLLAMPIYRYFQDRYFPYRSARRDLSVFVIVLMSGYLFVLDFTPSFLRSLAMCCVGFFLAMRNFYVLKFTNLFLTIALLLAFFPHLAFSIGFYFSCLGVLYIFLYLHHFAPKFKLWQNVILFNLYVWLSMNAAVYYFFPTASLQQLSVMPLGYVFVIFYPLSIFLHIFGLGGALDTPLLAFLNFTLPSFQAQIPPLLFALANICALAAIKIRYAALGCAIIGISPIFFIT
- a CDS encoding YciI family protein — its product is MFIANLTYVKEVSEVDRFINEHNAFLDKFFAADKFICSGRKVPRTGGIILINAKDRAELDEIIAQDPFFQNGVAKYEIIEFAPTKFAPEFWRLFGE
- a CDS encoding GNAT family N-acetyltransferase; translation: MLIKLRLATPQDAEALLEIYAPYVKQTAISFEYDVPSAAEFVGRIGQTLQRYPYLLAYVSNETACTGDERNENFKISASAAGAGSEILPAYEARNCASGAAKQNSANLKHGQILGYAYASVFKERAAYDWSAECSVYVSRNVRA
- a CDS encoding GNAT family N-acetyltransferase — translated: MNACIACGDDEYLNDASVRFHERMGFRFVGRFERCAYKFGRWYDMAWMQKPIGEHLQNQPAMRPFARFRDEICASAGIEI